From Nitrosopumilus zosterae, the proteins below share one genomic window:
- a CDS encoding O-methyltransferase has translation MKESIFNTLNELEVQSTLEKSRMVDTLPENRMLAITKETGELLNMLLRLKNAKNMLEIGTSVGYSSIWCAEAILEQAGKIITIEQNPNKVKRAKENFLKAEIQDAVEIKEGHALDILSKMSCIDEYKEYFDFVLIDADKENIIEYFDLILPMVSVGGIIVTDNMLYPEKYREHMKKFSDYLKENPDLNTITSNIGNGEEITIKVR, from the coding sequence ATGAAAGAGTCAATTTTCAATACTCTTAATGAGTTGGAAGTACAATCCACCCTTGAAAAATCAAGAATGGTAGACACATTGCCTGAGAACAGAATGCTTGCAATTACTAAAGAAACTGGAGAATTACTAAACATGCTTTTACGCCTAAAAAATGCCAAAAACATGTTAGAAATAGGCACATCGGTAGGATATTCATCAATATGGTGTGCTGAGGCAATTTTAGAACAAGCAGGTAAGATAATCACAATAGAGCAAAATCCAAACAAGGTAAAGAGGGCAAAAGAAAACTTTCTAAAAGCAGAGATCCAAGATGCAGTTGAAATCAAAGAAGGTCATGCACTAGACATCCTAAGCAAAATGAGTTGCATTGATGAATACAAAGAATATTTTGATTTTGTTTTAATTGATGCGGATAAAGAAAACATAATCGAGTATTTTGATTTAATACTTCCAATGGTTTCTGTAGGAGGAATCATAGTCACAGACAATATGTTGTATCCCGAAAAATATCGTGAACACATGAAAAAATTTTCAGATTATTTGAAAGAAAATCCGGATCTCAACACCATAACATCAAACATTGGAAATGGTGAAGAAATTACAATCAAAGTAAGATAA